A genome region from Setaria italica strain Yugu1 chromosome III, Setaria_italica_v2.0, whole genome shotgun sequence includes the following:
- the LOC101755385 gene encoding sm-like protein LSM5: protein MSQNNPSQLLPSELIDRCIGSKIWVIMKGDKELVGTLCGFDVYVNMVLEDVTEYEYTAEGRRITKLDQILLNGNNIAILVPGGSPPDV from the exons ATGTCTCAGAACAACCCCTCCCAGCTCCTCCCCTCAG AGCTGATCGACCGGTGCATTGGGTCCAAGATCTGGGTCATCATGAAGGGGGACAAGGAGCTCGTCGGAACCCTCTGCGGCTTCGATGTCTACGTCAACATGGTGCTGGAGGACGTCACCGAGTA TGAATACACGGCTGAAGGGCGTCGCATTACAAAACTTGACCAAATCCTCCTGAATGGCAACAACATAGCCATT TTGGTTCCTGGTGGTTCACCGCCTGATGTGTAA